A stretch of the Lineus longissimus chromosome 12, tnLinLong1.2, whole genome shotgun sequence genome encodes the following:
- the LOC135497347 gene encoding cationic amino acid transporter 3-like has product MVFFQQAGRALSGLGHALFRTKRQYRPSGEPSDLSTCLSTLDLISLGIGSILGAGVYVVAGQVAKNIAGPAVILSFTIAAIASLLSGLCYAEFGARVPKTTGSAYAYSYKTVGEFIAFVIGWNLVLEYMIGTAADARALSGGLDFLTGNKIQYWTLEHIGRVPTLGSYPDFLGFFVTILVTAVLAIGVKSSAVYTLVFNTLNICLVVFIIILGLFHLNFDNWKGTPGFFPYGAEGVLSGAASCFYAFVGFDIIATTGEEARTPSKSIPIAIVVTLVSCYLAYVGVSAVISLIVPVSTLVSSAPLAEAFGAIGVHWAKYVIGSGAVFGLASSLLGSMFPLPRIIYAMASDGLFFKCFSKVNERTETPILATIVPGVMTAFFTMLFDLHELVEMMSIGTLLAYTLVCTSVLILRYQPDETKIMDTCLTPKRSPRRRPRPKLDVKEILKSDMFSIKATIQRAPDKPSGSTAATNGLAASPNGSGAHYDPTCEDVDDSSESSLSDNENQNLIEKEDSSDPDIDAIVNEYRGKVKISPKRHDRKSTTKYPGPTSTTGRRVSVATFVISCLFLVFSLIVTYAIDALKGRNPIAVSSMIVVSMFIMALAVFIGLQPQDRKGAAKLSFKVPLVPWLPLVTIFVNIYLMIKLSRVTWIRFIVWMSVGVLIYFIYGIRNSTEARPYPLSEEERVLLDPIPPPEMTQRLVRSHREDHKDEEAGSLLAQNIRG; this is encoded by the exons ATGGTGTTTTTCCAGCAGGCTGGCCGGGCCCTAAGCGGCCTCGGGCACGCCTTGTTCCGAACTAAGCGCCAGTATCGGCCCTCCGGTGAGCCTTCGGACCTCTCAACATGTCTGAGTACGCTGGACTTGATCAGTTTAGGGATCGGGAGTATACTTGGTGCAGGGGTGTACGTGGTGGCCGGGCAAGTGGCCAAGAATATTGCTGGACCTGCTGTGATTCTCTCGTTTACTATTGCTGCCATTGCGAGTTTGTTGTCAG GTCTTTGCTATGCTGAATTCGGAGCCAGGGTACCCAAAACCACAGGCTCCGCCTACGCCTACAGCTACAAAACCGTGGGGGAATTCATCGCTTTTGTCATCGGCTGGAACCTGGTCCTCGAATACATGATCGGGACTGCTGCAGATGCGAGGGCGCTCAGCGGAGGCCTGGACTTCCTCACGGGCAATAAGATACAATACTGGACTCTAGAACATATAGGACGGGTGCCGACCCTCGGAAGCTATCCTGACTTCTTAGGTTTCTTCGTGACAATTCTCGTGACGGCCGTCTTGGCCATCGGAGTCAAATCGTCTGCTGTGTATACCTTAGTGTTCAATACGTTAAATATCTGTTTggtcgtcttcatcatcattctcGGATTGTTTCACCTCAACTTTGACAACTGGAAGGGAACGCCTGGGTTCTTCCCTTACGGAGCTGAAGGG GTTTTGTCCGGTGCTGCGTCATGTTTCTATGCATTCGTTGGCTTCGACATCATCGCGACCACGGGCGAGGAAGCTCGAACCCCAAGCAAGAGCATACCCATCGCAATCGTGGTAACACTAGTCTCATGTTACCTTGCTTACGTCGGGGTGTCAGCTGTCATATCTCTCATCGTACCGGTCTCAACACTTGTCTCAAGCGCACCCCTAGCGGAGGCTTTCGGAGCTATAGGGGTCCATTGGGCGAAATATGTTATCGGCTCCGGTGCAGTATTCGGGCTAGCCTCGAGCCTATTGGGCAGTATGTTCCCGCTACCGAGGATTATCTATGCAATGGCGAGTGATGGATTATTCTTTAAGTGTTTTAGTAAAGTGAACGAAAGGACGGAAACGCCTATCCTAGCCACAATAGTTCCTGGAGTCATGACGGCGTTCTTTACAATGTTATTCGACCTTCATGAGTTGGTGGAAATGATGTCGATTGGAACTCTCTTGGCGTATACATTAGTGTGTACGTCAGTGCTCATTCTACGGTATCAGCCTGACGAAACTAAAATTATGGACACCTGTCTGACGCCAAAACGGTCTCCACGGCGACGGCCCAGACCTAAACTGGATGTCAAAGAAATCTTGAAAAGTGATATGTTTTCTATCAAAGCTACCATCCAAAGAGCACCAGATAAACCGTCCGGGTCTACTGCTGCAACCAACGGTTTGGCTGCGTCTCCTAACGGCAGTGGTGCTCACTATGACCCGACATGTGAAGACGTAGACGACAGTTCTGAATCTAGTCTCAGTgacaatgaaaatcaaaatctgatcgAGAAGGAAGATTCGTCCGATCCTGACATTGATGCCATTGTTAATGAGTATCGAGGAAAGGTCAAAATCAGTCCCAAAAGGCATGACCGGAAGTCAACAACGAAGTATCCTGGGCCAACTTCCACTACAGGCAGACGAGTATCCGTAGCAACTTTTGTCATCTCGTGTTTGTTTCTGGTCTTCTCTCTTATTGTTACGTACGCCATAGACGCTTTGAAAGGAAGGAATCCAATTGCAGTTAGTAGCATGATCGTGGTGTCCATGTTCATAATGGCTCTTGCAGTATTTATAGGACTACAACCCCAGGACAGGAAGGGTGCGGCCAAACTCTCATTCAAAGTGCCACTAGTCCCCTGGCTCCCTCTAGTGACTATATTTGTAAACATTTACCTCATGATTAAGCTGTCTAGGGTGACTTGGATAAGATTCATCGTGTGGATGTCAGTAG GAGTTCTGATATACTTCATCTACGGCATTCGAAACAGCACCGAGGCGAGGCCATACCCCTTATCAGAAGAAGAAAGAGTTCTATTGGATCCCATCCCGCCGCCGGAAATGACGCAAAGGTTAGTGCGGAGTCACAGGGAGGATCACAAAGACGAGGAAGCGGGCAGCCTTTTGGCTCAAAACATTAGAGGTTGA
- the LOC135497349 gene encoding G-protein coupled receptor 157-like, giving the protein MAATMTTEMAMNTTATPQNFTIMTLTPVRFMPPVPLYILIVTAISCVLSLFGSFAIFWTFFKFQTLRTTSRKLLLYLTIADFFTAAGYLMGVIRYWVDYTSGSGAKEDQCPKADAVCVAQSYITTCSSLCSFFWMIVISAYFIIAVVKQDVEAANRMMVPSHVICWGLPVFLTSLALGFGVLGEDLSYTSGGWCWITACDLSNDVKLLWMLATGKFWEFVTYMVLIVNYLLLKYFIWKRMRYHSSLRRQGISVPRSGEQLSGNDTMFIFVPIILLVLRIWGSLKFLITISLSPSQGGDHEFESNKGIEVLTLFQGIGDSGQAFWNFVLFCLMTPEVRVAILASFRQQFSWLRVDSITSDTSTASEESVNSQTRRLVPSITEEVREEYNRERTALYHKQFSNYDSTSLG; this is encoded by the exons atggccgccaccatGACAACAGAGATGGCAATGAATACGACAGCCACACCCCAGAATTtcacaattatgacattgacaCCAGTGAGGTTCATGCCACCTGTGCCTCTATATATTCTCATAGTAACAGCTATTAGTTGCGTCTTATCGCTGTTCGGAAGCTTCGCAATATTctggacatttttcaaatttcaaacctTACGGACAACGAGCCGGAAGTTACTTTTATATTTGACAATTGCGGACTTTTTCACCGCGGCAGGATATCTGATGGGGGTGATACGGTATTGGGTAGATTACACATCTGGGAGTGGTGCAAAGGAAGACCAATGTCCAAAAGCTGATGCCGTCTGCGTGGCGCAGAGTTACATTACCACCTGCTCAAGTTTGTGTTCATTCTTTTGGATGATCGTCATCAGTGCGTATTTCATTATTGCCGTCGTCAAGCAAGATGTGGAAGCAGCCAATAGGATGATGGTACCGAGTCACGTGATATGCTGGGGACTTCCGG TCTTCCTGACCTCCCTGGCATTAGGTTTCGGTGTCCTGGGCGAGGATCTCTCCTACACCAGCGGCGGGTGGTGCTGGATCACGGCATGTGACCTCTCCAATGATGTCAAGCTTCTCTGGATGCTGGCGACAGGAAAGTTCTGGGAGTTTGTCACTTACATGGTCCTTATCGTCAACTACCtgctgttgaaatatttcatttggaAAAGG atgcGTTACCACAGCTCACTCCGTCGTCAAGGTATCAGTGTTCCAAGATCCGGGGAACAGTTGTCAGGCAACGACACCATGTTTATCTTCGTTCCCATCATCCTACTGGTCCTCCGGATTTGGGgcagtttgaaatttctgaTTACCATATCACTGTCACCTAGCCAAGGCGGCGACCACGAGTTTGAAAGCAATAAGGGCATCGAGGTGCTCACACTTTTTCAA GGTATCGGCGACAGCGGGCAAGCTTTCTGGAACTTCGTTCTGTTCTGCCTCATGACGCCCGAGGTCAGGGTCGCCATCCTGGCCTCATTCAGGCAGCAGTTCTCCTGGCTGAGGGTCGATTCCATCACGTCGGACACCAGCACGGCAAGCGAAGAGAGCGTGAACTCACAAACCAGACGCCTGGTGCCCTCTATTACCGAAGAGGTGCGCGAGGAATATAACAGAGAACGAACTGCTCTATATCATAAACAGTTTTCAAATTATGATTCCACTTCCTTGGGGTGA